ACAAATACAAGACCATCGACATGGGCCGTGAGCGCCATTGCAGCCAATGCCACACCAGCTGCGGCGGCTGTCATGTCAGCCGGCCGGCATCGGTGGGCAAGGGATTTGTCAACGGCCACCTGTTCAAGGCCCGTTCGGACCTGATTAATCAATGCACGGCTTGTCACGGCAGCCGGATTGGCAATGAATACCTTGGCAAAAGGGGCCAGGGTGACATTCACGCCATCAAGGGCAACATGGTTTGTATTGACTGCCACAAAGCCGAAGAGATGCATGCGGCTGCTCCTGAAGACTTGAAAGGCCGTTATCATCTAAAAGAGGCCGCCAAATGTACAGATTGTCACAAGGATTTGCAGCGCGGCCAAATACGGAACCACAATATCCATATCGGCAAGGTGCAGTGCCAAGTCTGCCACTCTCAAACCTACACCAATTGCTACAGTTGCCACACGGGCACTGACACGAAGGGGCTGCCCTATTATATCAACCAAAAAGACATCGAAAGCATAAAAATCGGCCTGGCTTATGAAGCGGATGTCCCGGCAGCGGACTTCAATTTTATGCTGGTACGGCACATTCCCATAGACCCAGAGCTTTTTGCCTATTATGAAAAGAACGTCTTTGCAAAATTCGACGAGGTTCCCACCTGGAAAAGGGCCTCACCGCATAACATTCAACGCAAAACCTGGCAAGCAGCCACTTGCAATCACTGCCACGGAAACCGGGATTTATTCCTGTCCGATAAAGACCTGCTGGATTATGAGATCAAGGCCAACCAAAAAGTTGTCGTATCCGATATAAGGATACCGGCCAAAGTCGCGAGAAGCGCAAAACTTGAGATCGACACCTCCGGTGTTAAAACCGACCGGGTAGTGGATGCCCGGTGGCTCAAAGACAACATTGGCAAAGAAAATATGGTCATCCTGGACGCCCGTACCGAAGATGCTTACAAAAAGGGACATATAAAAGGTGCCGTGCTGCTCGACCCGATGAAAAGCGGCAAACTGCGCTGGCCCTGGGAGACCGACACACCCCAACAGCTGCTCGAACCGGAAGAAATCGCCACAGTGTTCGGTGCAAAAGGCATCGCGGTGGAAGATCATATCGTGGTGTACGACAATGATGCTTGGAAAGCTGCTTTTCTGCTTTCCGTGTTGGATTACTGCGGAGCCAAAAACATATCGTTTCTGGAGGGCGGCATCGATACCTGGCGGCGAAACGGCTATTCTATGAGTACCGAAACACCGGTTATCGAGCCCAAAACATTTGAGGTTGACCTGCGGCCGCAATTTATCGTGGACAATCAATTCGTGCGAAAAAATCTAAACAGTTTGGATGTGATGATTTTAGACATCCGTACCCTCGATCAGTCTAAAAAGCTGACGAAGCATGCCCGCGCACTGAGCTACGGCAGCATTCCCGGATCCGTTAAATTCCCGGTTTACGGTCTTTACATGGACCATGCCCAGCTGAAATCACCGCAAGAACTGCTGTGGATCCTCCAACAGCGCGGCATCACGCCGGATAAAACGGTGGTAATCACTTGCAACACCGGTGCCTGGGCCGGTGCCGGATTCTTTATGTTACGGTATTTGGGATATCCCGATGTTCGAGTGCACGATGCGGCTTGGGTTGGTTGGGAAGAATTTGTTCGCTACCCGGGTTGCGGATACTAATCGCCCAAGCAACGTAGATGAAACTGAAATGTCGTAGAATTTTAGTTTGTAGGGTCAGCAACATGACTTCTGGGAGGTAAGGCATGTTAAAATCGATAATGACCGTTATTGTGATTTTCATCTTATTGATCGCCGGCGATCTGGCGGCTGTTGCCGAAAAAGCAGAAGTGACAATGGATGCTATTTTCGTGCCGGTGGGCAGGCTTGCGCTTGCGCCGCCGGTCGGTGTTACACCCAAACGGTCGGCGGTGGCTTTCCCGCACTCACAGCATTTCGGTTACACCTGCAAAACCTGCCATCACAAGTGGGATGGAAATTCCCAGGTGCAGAGCTGTACCGCATCGAAATGCCATGATCAGCTATCCTCAATGGGGAAATCCAAAAGGACCAGGGCGAATAAACGGGAAGCGATTCGCTACTATAAATATGCATTCCACCAACAATGTATCGGCTGCCACAGAGAGATAAAAAACCATAATAAAAAACTGGAACGGTCAAGAAAAAAGATCACGCAACCACTGCAGTGGCCTGGACCAACCTCATGTGTTGGTTGTCATCCGAGAGAATAAAAATTCCACTTTTCGTTTCGAGTTTTTCAGGTCCGGCCTTTCAGCATCATTTAGTTATAGAAGCGGTTCCAGCAGCTTTCTGGAACCGCTTTTATACTTGAATTCAACCGGGGATAGCTAAACGTTTTTAATTTTGGTTTTGGGTGAGGTCTTTGAGGTATTTCGGAACCGGACGGTTAGCGCTCGTCAGCGCTTCTACCATGCGGGATGCGACGCCGCTGAGAGTCCAAATTCGATCTTTGCGTGGAATGATGTCGCGACCCTCCGCATCGAGAAACCTTATGACCTGGTAGTTCCAGGCCGGTTCGTTGAAGCGTTTGAGGAGTATTTCATCCATGCCGCCATTGCGGTTGTTGTAAACGAGAACCGGATAGAATTCATTTTCAATGGCCTCGACAAGAGAGGGATGGGTCAGAACTTCCTGGCCAAATTTTCGCACGCCTGAACATCCCGGGACCTCCTGGAAAAGGACGAGGACCGGTATTCCGGTCTCAGCGCTGTTTTTTAAAGCAGCATCAAGATCACGCCCCCATTGAACGTCACCGACTTCGACAGGATTTTCTATTGTTTGACCGCTAAACGCTGTCAAGACAATTGTAAATGTCATCACAATGGTAAGCACTTTCATTTTGTTGTTTTCCTTTCAGTGCGTTTCAAAATTTACCATATGCACTTATTGGTCTTTTGTCGAACACACCAGGGTCGCAGAAAGCTGAATAGGTTATCCGAAGCATCCCTTAAACATGTCATCTAAATAAGATTATTGCGCGAATATGCAGCCAGGACTGTGCATAAACTCGCTTAATTCTTGCTTAAACCAGCTTTTATTTTATGAACCACTTGAATTCATGTTTAATTTTTTAGATCCAACCCTGGGCACCAAATTTTAAGGCACTTAGATTACTCTAAGTGCCTTTTTGGTTAACTCGATTATACCGCTGGAGATCGTCAGCGGAATATACAATTTTCTCGCCTGCTTTAATTCACAGTTGAGGCATCAACCCCATGTCCGATCCCAACCCTATCCAACAAGGCAGGCGACTACTCGATAAATTTGTTTCAATCAAAGGTCAGGGTATCAGACAATTTTTTCATCCAATTGCGGGTCTTTGCTGCAAATACGTTATATTGCTCAGAATCAATACCCAATCGTTCGAGCACTGAAGAATCCGGCTGGTTAAGCAGATCATCATCTGACTGACTGTCACCAGTCGTATGACTCAATAAGTTAGCTATATAAACAATTTCAAGGGGCAGATTCGAACTTTCTAAACCTACTGGGTAGTGGTGCCACCGAACTGCGTCAATAATATAATCTGGAAATGACCATTTGCTTAAAATTAACGCCCCAATTTCAGCATGATCCGTTTTGAGGACCTCTTTTTCGGCGATAGCAAACGGCACACCTTTTGCACCAAGGCTATCGATTTTGGACTGCTCCGCTTTTACAAATTTTCCCAGGACCAATTTCCCCAGATCATGTAACAAAGCCGGCGTGAAACAATCTTCGGTTTTATCCAATTTCCTGTTTTTCGCCAAAGCCTCCGCGGTAGTTGAAGACCGCAATCGAATGAAGCCAAAGTTCTCCAGGGGACAGCCCGTAGCCTTCAACTGCGGTCGCCATTATTTTATTGGTAGAGGCTGCGACTGCAATTTTTGAAAACCGCTTGACCCCCAATAACATAATGGCCTGTTTTAAAGCGGTTACTTTTGCAGGTAGGCCAAAAAAGGCAGAATTAGCCAATCAGAGAACATTCGCGGCAAGCCCCGGATCTTGACGCATAATTCTTTCGATTTCATCGATCGAAACATTCTTTTCACTGAGAAGAGCCCTAAGCTTAATTCCCGCTTTAGGCATGCTGGGAAATGCCGACACTGTCTCAAGGATCTTATTTGGTATATCGCTAATCGTCTGTGTATTTTCTGCTGAAATGGCCATATCAGCCTTTTTCTATCGGTGACCAAAAGGGTGTTATCGAACCCGGATACAGTAATCCGTATATTTTTAGTATAACAGATTATTGGGCAATTTCAATTTAGAGTGGCGTATAAAAAAGGGTTTATTCATTGCTCTGCCGTCCAGCAGCTTTACAACAACAGATGCGGTCAGGGCCTGATTAGTGACTGTCGCTAATCAAGCCCTGATCCCCAATAATAAGGCCTTAAAGAGGTTGATTTTATGATTATTTTAAAGTAATGTCAAATAGTTACATAGACATATCCCCATATGAAAAAACAGCATAAAAATGGAAATGCTCTCATGGATAACATAATCCCCGGCAACCTTCTAACGACTGCCATGGCGGTCATGCCACACACAGATGTGTCTCGGGCGCTTGAGATGGCCCTGACGCTTGACGTACCGTTCTGGCCTCAGCTGCCCAACTATAGTTACTACGAAGACATGTACGTACAGGCTGCAGAGCATTTCCCCGGCATCATTTTAGACATTGACAAACGCACACTGCGCTTCTCAATGGATAAATTCACCGAAGAGCTGGAAACGACTTTGTTGCAATTTGATGATCCGACCATGTTTGATATCAGCGAGACCTATTCGGCGGTGTATCATCGTTTTTTAGCATTGGATCTGGCCGATCGGCCTGCCATCCGCGGGCAACTGGAGGGGCCCATCAGTTTCGGTTTTAATGTCCTGGATCAGGACGAGCGCCCGATTCTCTTTGATGATACCGTAAGGCCGTTTATGCTGGATTTTATGGCGCGCCGGCTAAATGTTCAGTTGGCGCGGCTCAAAGAACTCAATGACAATGCATTTATGTTTGTTGACGAACCGGGGCTGCAATTTCTGTTTTCTGCCATGGCTGGATACGGTGATCAAAAAGCAAAAGGCGACCTCGATCAATTTTTCGCACAAGTCGAAAGACCACGCGGCATCCATCTGTGCGGTAATCCTGATTGGGATTTCTTGTTGAACCTGGACATGGATGTACTTTCGCTGGATGTCTACACGAACGCGGAAATCTTTTCGTCTTACGCAGGCTCCATCGGCAATTTTTTTGATCGGGGTGGTGTCATTGTCTGGGGCATTGTACCGACAGGGTTCGAAGATTTTGAAAAAGAAGAAACACCCTCTATGATCCAGCGTCTCGAAGATGTCTGGAAAATATTGTGGTCCAAAGGCATCGATAGGGAGCAAATGATTAGCAGAAGCATGATCTCACCGGCAACATGCTGTCTGGTCAATCCGGATAAAGAACGCACAGTAGAACGTGCTTTTTCGTCCGTAATGCAAGTATCTGATCGCTTACGTGAAAAATACGAGCGCTAAGTATGGATTGATTTGAAGGGGGCGTTGGGATCACGGAACCTAATTGAAATTCTATGGTCTTATCTCAATAATCGTACCATTTGGCACCAGCCTGTATATTTCCTGCATCTCTTCGTCTGTAACGGCAATACACCCTTTGGTCCAGTCAAACTTTGCATGCGATTCACCAACCCACGAAAGACCATTTTTGATGCCATGGATCATGATATCCCCCCCCGGAGAAACACCCAGCTCTTTTGCGCGCTTTTTATCTTTCTCGTTTGGGTAGGATATATGAAGAGACAGGTGATATTCGCTGTTGCTGTTTCTTGAATCGATGGTGTAGATTCCTTCCGGTGTTTTGTTATCGCCCTGCATCACTTTCGGACCAACCGGATTTCCCCCCAGGGCTATTTTATAAGTTTTGATCACATCGCCCTTTGAAAACAGCGTCAATTGTCGCTCTTTCTTTTCTACCAAGACCTTATCCGCCGGATCCGTCCGGAGCAGGAAAATCTTATGTTGGAGCGTTTCATTATTTTGTTCGAGCGTTTCAATATTTTCTTGCAGTGAGACAATCTCACTGTCTTTGGTTTTTAGCTCTCGGCGAGAAGCTTCGATCTGCGTCTGCTGCGCAGCAATTATTTTATCCTTGTTAATGACATTATGGATTTTAAATATCATCATTTGACTGTCCCGCCGGTATTTACTATCCGGATACTCCTTTACGATTTTCTGAAAACATTCGAGAGACTTTTGATAGTCTTTTTGTTCGTTTTTGGGATGGGCATAAATAATACCCATCTCGAAGAGGACTCTGTCCGTTACCGCAGGATGTTTTTCAATAATTTGCTCGTATTTGCTCAGAGAGGCCTGGTATTTTCCCTGGTCGAAATAATCAGTTGCTTCCCTGGAGAGCGCTCTGGCCTGGTGTCCCCGACTGCATCCGGACACAAGAATTGATGTTATCGTAATGCAGAGCAAGCAAAGGTGAAGATACTTGCCTATTCCTCGCAGCAATTTATCTGTAACTGTCTCTGTACTTGTTAGTAAGGTGCTCGATAATCGCAAAACCTGTCCTTTGTCCAGAAATATCCGCAATACGCATAAGCTGAACGGTGGAAATAGAAGGAAGTGGCGTGCTCAAACACCGCCACTTCCTTTTGATTTACTTCTTCATCGATTTCTGAAAAGCAGCTTCAGCCTGTTTCGCTTTTTCCTCTGCGATTCTCGCCTGTTCCTCTGCGATTCTCTCCTTTTCAGCTGCGATTCTCTCTCTTTCCTCTGCTCTCCTTTCAGCTTCCTCAGCGCGCTCCACTGCTTCATTGGCTTTCTGCACAGCCTCATCGGCTGCTGCCTTGGCAGCTTCGGCATCCTGGGCCGCCTGATCGGCTTTCGCGCCAATCGCCTTTTCCCGTGCCTGCACCTCCTCGAGATCACTTTTTGTTGCGCAACCCCCTATAGCAATAGCGAGAGCAAGCATTATTGAGATCACTAATAGACTTTTTTTCATAATGTCGTCACCTCCTTTCAGTTCAGTTCGCTTTGTCATAAGAGCGACTGTAGTGTTCCAGTTTACTTCAGAAAAATGTTTCACATTGGTTACTTACCTGATTCAAATATGGTATCTCTTTTGGCGGTAAAGTACAACTATTGCCTGATTTCTCAATGCAGGATCACCTCAGGCGCTGCATAGAGATATATCAATAATTTAAGCGGCTTGAAAGCACAATGGGCTAACCCCTATTGGTCGGTTCAACCAATATAGAGTCTATTTCCAAATCAATTTTCAAACGTTTTGCTGCGTTTTTCGCTTCGCTCCTGTTTTTAAAAGGCCCAGCAAGAACACGGTGGCGACCGCTCGTTGACAACACCCTTGCCGGTATTGGTGGACCCTGGTGGTTAATAATTGCCGCAAGCCTTAAAGCGTCAACCTCGTCGCGCAAAGTAGCCGCCAGAACATACCACGCGTCCGGTTTGAGTTCCGGTATTTCCGGTTTGCCATACAATTTATTTGGACGCCTTAGATTTAAGGTTTCCGAATATCTCTTTTGCCTTCCATTCCGGATATCAAATAGGGGAACCGGAAATCCGCGGGCCTCGCCCATTACTTGCCCAACCCTTTTCCAGTCAAAGGCGTGTCCTGTCCTCTTTTCAATATTTCTCAATTGTGCATATGCCCTCTTCATCTCAGCGGTGCCTGATCCTTCAAAAGGCTTATGCGCTTCCAGGTAAATGATGCCATCACGCTGGCCGACCAGATACGGCTGATGAACAATGCGTACAGGTGTTTTTACCGGCGTGTTTTTGAAAAGTCTTTTTATGTCTTCCGGATAGAGTCTTATGCAGCCATATGTTGCCCTGAGACCGATACTGGCCGGTTTATTCGTACCGTGGACCAAATAGCCTGACTTGCTTAGATAGAGCGCGTGTTCTCCCAATGGATTCAGTGGTCCCGGTGGTATCTTCGCGGGCAGCGGATCTCCCTTTTTGCGATGATCTCTGGCAATCACAGCCGGTACATACCAGGTCGGCCGGTACTTCTTGCGCGTTATAACCATTTTGCCCATGGGCGTAGGCTGCTCTGTGGTTCCGATACCGACCGGATAGGTCGACACGGCCAATAGTTGTCCATCTTTTCTAAAATAAAAGAGCCTCATAGCCGCCAGGTTGACCACGATACCTTCTCTACGGGCGTCTGGCAGAATAAAACTCAGCGGCAACAGGATGCGCCCGCCGGCCTCAGGCACCCATGTGTCTACCCCCGGATTCGCAGCACTGACGGTATTGATTCCCAAGCTGAAGTGCCTGGCAATATCCGGCAACGTATCCCCTCTTTCAACTCTGACGGCCGCCAGCCGGCCAATGACGTCATCTTCTTTTGTAACGAAGAA
The nucleotide sequence above comes from Desulfobacterales bacterium. Encoded proteins:
- a CDS encoding rhodanese-like domain-containing protein, which gives rise to MAPLEPQKKVLVATEFLDSEHGEIECETCHGGNADAQDKGLAHGGMVPSPSLSDPEGTCGECHEEIAASAKNSLHVTLGPFATILESRTDQDKYKTIDMGRERHCSQCHTSCGGCHVSRPASVGKGFVNGHLFKARSDLINQCTACHGSRIGNEYLGKRGQGDIHAIKGNMVCIDCHKAEEMHAAAPEDLKGRYHLKEAAKCTDCHKDLQRGQIRNHNIHIGKVQCQVCHSQTYTNCYSCHTGTDTKGLPYYINQKDIESIKIGLAYEADVPAADFNFMLVRHIPIDPELFAYYEKNVFAKFDEVPTWKRASPHNIQRKTWQAATCNHCHGNRDLFLSDKDLLDYEIKANQKVVVSDIRIPAKVARSAKLEIDTSGVKTDRVVDARWLKDNIGKENMVILDARTEDAYKKGHIKGAVLLDPMKSGKLRWPWETDTPQQLLEPEEIATVFGAKGIAVEDHIVVYDNDAWKAAFLLSVLDYCGAKNISFLEGGIDTWRRNGYSMSTETPVIEPKTFEVDLRPQFIVDNQFVRKNLNSLDVMILDIRTLDQSKKLTKHARALSYGSIPGSVKFPVYGLYMDHAQLKSPQELLWILQQRGITPDKTVVITCNTGAWAGAGFFMLRYLGYPDVRVHDAAWVGWEEFVRYPGCGY
- a CDS encoding cytochrome c3 family protein, which encodes MLKSIMTVIVIFILLIAGDLAAVAEKAEVTMDAIFVPVGRLALAPPVGVTPKRSAVAFPHSQHFGYTCKTCHHKWDGNSQVQSCTASKCHDQLSSMGKSKRTRANKREAIRYYKYAFHQQCIGCHREIKNHNKKLERSRKKITQPLQWPGPTSCVGCHPRE
- a CDS encoding HDOD domain-containing protein; its protein translation is MKATGCPLENFGFIRLRSSTTAEALAKNRKLDKTEDCFTPALLHDLGKLVLGKFVKAEQSKIDSLGAKGVPFAIAEKEVLKTDHAEIGALILSKWSFPDYIIDAVRWHHYPVGLESSNLPLEIVYIANLLSHTTGDSQSDDDLLNQPDSSVLERLGIDSEQYNVFAAKTRNWMKKLSDTLTFD
- a CDS encoding L,D-transpeptidase family protein, translating into MSGCSRGHQARALSREATDYFDQGKYQASLSKYEQIIEKHPAVTDRVLFEMGIIYAHPKNEQKDYQKSLECFQKIVKEYPDSKYRRDSQMMIFKIHNVINKDKIIAAQQTQIEASRRELKTKDSEIVSLQENIETLEQNNETLQHKIFLLRTDPADKVLVEKKERQLTLFSKGDVIKTYKIALGGNPVGPKVMQGDNKTPEGIYTIDSRNSNSEYHLSLHISYPNEKDKKRAKELGVSPGGDIMIHGIKNGLSWVGESHAKFDWTKGCIAVTDEEMQEIYRLVPNGTIIEIRP
- a CDS encoding Lpp/OprI family alanine-zipper lipoprotein; amino-acid sequence: MKKSLLVISIMLALAIAIGGCATKSDLEEVQAREKAIGAKADQAAQDAEAAKAAADEAVQKANEAVERAEEAERRAEERERIAAEKERIAEEQARIAEEKAKQAEAAFQKSMKK
- a CDS encoding L,D-transpeptidase family protein, which produces MQEAVKSVPLHIHSEDKIERNDFFVTKEDDVIGRLAAVRVERGDTLPDIARHFSLGINTVSAANPGVDTWVPEAGGRILLPLSFILPDARREGIVVNLAAMRLFYFRKDGQLLAVSTYPVGIGTTEQPTPMGKMVITRKKYRPTWYVPAVIARDHRKKGDPLPAKIPPGPLNPLGEHALYLSKSGYLVHGTNKPASIGLRATYGCIRLYPEDIKRLFKNTPVKTPVRIVHQPYLVGQRDGIIYLEAHKPFEGSGTAEMKRAYAQLRNIEKRTGHAFDWKRVGQVMGEARGFPVPLFDIRNGRQKRYSETLNLRRPNKLYGKPEIPELKPDAWYVLAATLRDEVDALRLAAIINHQGPPIPARVLSTSGRHRVLAGPFKNRSEAKNAAKRLKIDLEIDSILVEPTNRG